In Melanotaenia boesemani isolate fMelBoe1 chromosome 7, fMelBoe1.pri, whole genome shotgun sequence, a single window of DNA contains:
- the LOC121642595 gene encoding BTB/POZ domain-containing protein KCTD16-like, with amino-acid sequence MALSENCKTQPAKEQGSVQNPPSDVVELNVGGQVYYTRYTTLTSFPNSLLGKLFSNKKESSNDLSRDLRGRYFIDRDGFLFRYVLDYLRDKQVVLPDHFPERGRLKREAEYFQLPELSKLLSAEESKLFPDDLFYSDLDDASQGSDHRFYPSFSMDRRYGYITVTFRGACAAGGRESHTDSKAKKLPRIFISSRIGLAKEVFGDALNENRDTDRPPDRYTCRFYLKFKHLERAFDMLSECGFHIVACNTSLTASSMGHYTDDRVWSNYAQYIFYRGPSRWSSSHCDCCCKSHKSEREGESGTSFNDLSTSCSESQSEASSPQGTVICGPVSRRSNIQTLDRPVPKGPVHMLQQAEMRRKTDMLRVRTFGVRDREAAKRKANKEKMTPEQELEKCIQDFRRIRIPDRFPERKYMWQSELLRKYRL; translated from the exons ATGGCACTGAGCGAAAACTGCAAAACGCAACCCGCTAAAGAGCAGGGCTCGGTGCAAAATCCTCCATCGGACGTTGTCGAGTTAAACGTGGGTGGGCAGGTGTATTACACTCGTTATACCACCTTGACAAGCTTTCCAAATTCCTTACTTGGGAAGCTGTTCTCTAACAAGAAGGAGTCTTCAAACGACTTGTCCCGGGACCTCAGAGGACGTTATTTTATTGACAGAGATGGGTTTTTGTTTCGTTATGTGCTGGATTACCTCAGAGACAAGCAGGTTGTCCTGCCTGACCACTTTCCAGAGAGAGGAAGGTTAAAAAGAGAGGCGGAATACTTCCAACTACCAGAGCTGTCCAAACTTTTGTCAGCAGAGGAGTCAAAACTCTTTCCAGATGACTTGTTTTACAGCGATTTGGATGATGCGTCGCAGGGCAGCGACCACAGATTTTACCCGTCATTCTCCATGGACAGGAGATATGGCTATATCACGGTTACTTTTAGAGGCGCTTGCGCTGCTGGAGGAAGAGAGAGTCACACTGATTCCAAGGCCAAAAAGTTACCCAGAATTTTCATCAGTAGCAGGATCGGCTTGGCCAAAGAAGTATTTGGAGACGCACTGAACGAGAACAGGGACACGGACAGACCGCCGGACCGATACACATGCAGGTTTTACCTCAAGTTCAAACACCTGGAGAGAGCTTTCGATATGCTGTCAGAGTGCGGTTTTCACATTGTGGCCTGCAATACGTCCCTGACTGCGTCCTCCATGGGTCATTATACGGATGACAGGGTCTGGTCCAATTACGCACAGTACATCTTCTACC GTGGGCCCTCCCGGTGGTCGTCCTCTCACTGTGACTGCTGCTGCAAAAGCCACAAAAGTGAGCGTGAGGGAGAAAGTGGCACTTCCTTCAATGACCTCTCTACTTCCTGCTCTGAGTCCCAGTCAGAGGCCAGTTCCCCTCAAGGAACCGTGATCTGTGGTCCTGTGAGCCGACGATCCAACATCCAGACCCTGGACCGTCCCGTGCCCAAAGGGCCAGTCCATATGCTGCAGCAGGCAGAGATGCGTCGCAAGACAGACATGCTCCGTGTGAGAACCTTCGGGGTGCGTGACCGAGAGGCTGCAAAGAGGAAAGCAAACAAGGAGAAGATGACTCCAGAGCAGGAGTTAGAGAAATGTATCCAGGACTTCCGGCGCATTAGGATTCCCGATCGCTTCCCAGAAAGGAAGTACATGTGGCAATCAGAGCTCCTACGAAAGTATCGTCTATAG